CCCCGCGTCGTGGCGCAAGCCGCCGCCGAACGGCTTCAACAGGCGACAAAATCGCTTCCAGCAGGTGTAGTCGCCCACCCGCTCTACGACCGTACCGAGTTGGTCGACCGCACCATCGCGACCGTCGAGAAAAATCTGGCCGAAGGTGCGTTGCTTGTCGTCGTCGTGCTGTTCCTGCTTTTGGGCAATATCCGCGCAGCGCTCATTACGGCAGCAGTTATCCCTGTCGCCATGCTGATGACGCTGACCGGCATGGTGCAGACACGGACCTCAGCCAATTTGATGAGCCTTGGCGCGCTCGACTTTGGTCTGATCGTCGATGGTGCGGTCATCATCGTCGAGAATTGCCTCCGACGATTGGGTGAGGCGCAGCACCGACTGGGGCGCTTGCTCGACCGTGATGAACGCTTCGGTTTGGTGGCAAGCGCCAGCGCCGAAGTGATGAAACCGAGCATTTTCGGCGTCATCATAATCACCGTCGTCTATCTGCCTATTTTTGCTTTGACAGGTATCGAAGGCAAAACCTTTCATCCGATGGCGATCACTGTCGTCATGGCACTCACCGCAGCCTTGCTTCTCGCGCTGACCCTCGTTCCCGCTGCCATCGCGCAGTTTGTGACAGGCCGGGTCGAGGAGAAAGAAAATCGCGTGATGAGTTGGCTCAACCGCCAGTACGCGCCTTTGCTCGATGCGACGATGAAGCGCGGCAAGCTGATTATCGGCGGCGCGGTCGCATTGGTCTTGCTTGCGGGCCTTGGTGCAACGCGATTGGGTTCGGAGTTTATCCCGAACCTAGATGAAGGCGATATCGCGATGCACGCTTTGCGCATTCCCGGCACAAGCCTGAGCCAGGCAATCAAGATGCAGGAAGCGCTTGAAAACCGCATTCGCAAATTCCCCGAGGTCGAAAGGGTGTTCGCCAAGATCGGCACCGCCGATGTGGCGACCGACCCGATGCCGCCTTCGGTTGCAGACAATTTCATCATGCTGAAAGACCGCGATGAGTGGCCCGACCCGCGCAAATCGCGTGACCAGCTTGTCGCCGAACTGAATGCAGCGGTGCAGCAAATTCCCGGCAACAATTACGAGTTCACGCAGCCGGTACAAATGCGGATGAACGAGCTGATCGCGGGTGTTCGTTCTGACGTTGCAGTCAAGCTGTTCGGTGACGATCTCGACCAGTTGCTCGAAAGCGGCGGCGCGGTGGAGGAAGTCGTTGAATCGGTCCCCGGTGCTGAGGACGTCAAGATCGAGCAAGTCACGGGACTGCCCGTTCTTGCTGTGACACCCAAACGCGACATGCTGGCACGCTACGGTATCAACATGAGCGATGTGCAGGATGCAGTGGCGACTGCAACCGGTGGGCGTGCCGCAGGGCAAGTGTTCGAAGGTGACCGCCGCTTCGATGTGGTCGTCCGGCTTCCCGAAGAACTGCGCAGCAACGTCGATGCGCTTGGCAGCTTGCCTATTCCCGTTGGCGGCGATGGCGCGGCAGGCTTTGTGCCGCTCGCGCAGATTGCTGACATCGAGCTTTCGGTCGGCCCAAACCAGATCAGCCGTGAAAATGGCAAACGCCGGGCAGTTATCACCGCCAACGTGCGCG
This portion of the Sphingobium sp. genome encodes:
- a CDS encoding CusA/CzcA family heavy metal efflux RND transporter — protein: MLARIIGFSIRQRWFVLAVVALLCALGVYSATQLPIDAVPDITNVQVQINTEAEGFSPLEAEQRITFPIETAISGIPKLSYTRSISRYGLSQVTVVFEDGTDTYFARQLVNERIQSAKSQLPPGIEPQLGPLATGLGEIFMYAVEPKPGARKPDGSEYTPSDLRTLSDWVVRPQMRTIPGVAEVNTIGGYARQYHVTPNPQQLASLKLSLTDIVEALEANNANKGAGYVERAGEQILIRVPGQAKDEADLSQIIVATRGGVPIRIGDVAEVVIGSELRTGAATENGREIVLGTIFMLTGENPRVVAQAAAERLQQATKSLPAGVVAHPLYDRTELVDRTIATVEKNLAEGALLVVVVLFLLLGNIRAALITAAVIPVAMLMTLTGMVQTRTSANLMSLGALDFGLIVDGAVIIVENCLRRLGEAQHRLGRLLDRDERFGLVASASAEVMKPSIFGVIIITVVYLPIFALTGIEGKTFHPMAITVVMALTAALLLALTLVPAAIAQFVTGRVEEKENRVMSWLNRQYAPLLDATMKRGKLIIGGAVALVLLAGLGATRLGSEFIPNLDEGDIAMHALRIPGTSLSQAIKMQEALENRIRKFPEVERVFAKIGTADVATDPMPPSVADNFIMLKDRDEWPDPRKSRDQLVAELNAAVQQIPGNNYEFTQPVQMRMNELIAGVRSDVAVKLFGDDLDQLLESGGAVEEVVESVPGAEDVKIEQVTGLPVLAVTPKRDMLARYGINMSDVQDAVATATGGRAAGQVFEGDRRFDVVVRLPEELRSNVDALGSLPIPVGGDGAAGFVPLAQIADIELSVGPNQISRENGKRRAVITANVRGRDLGSFIAELRTKIDAEVTLPEGYYVEYGGTFEQLQSAATRLQIVVPLALLLIFGLLFTLFASAKDAAIVFSGVPLALTGGVAALALRDIPMSISAGIGFIALSGVAVLNGVVMLSFIKDLRERGMDLDAAIREGALTRLRPVLMTALVASLGFVPMALNVGAGSEVQRPLASVVIGGIISSTILTLIVLPALYRLIHGREERRAIESETPPSSNLAQGTA